Below is a window of Agathobacter rectalis ATCC 33656 DNA.
TGATCGCATTATCAATCCACACCTGCTTAGCCTTGTTATAGCTGAGTACCAGGCAGCCTTTCTTCTCTGCGGCAATCATTTCAGTGTTTGTCAGCTTTTCCTTGATCTCGGAGAAGCCGCTGACTACTGTATGAGTGAGCGAAGAGTTTGCCGCTACTGCGCCGATCATACCAGCAATACGTGCTGCAGTCTGATAACCGTCGATCTCCGTACCCTGCTCATTCACATGGGCATTAAGGACGTAGTGCATCTTCTCGTCATTGAATGAAGCGGCGTGTGCTTCCCTTGTTTCCAGGTCTACCGTGTGTTTCTCGGCAACGACCGCCTGTGTAAGGGATGCCGCATCAAAAATACGATTGATGAAGCTCTGCAGAAGCAGATGTACCGAAGTGTCCTCGGTATCGACGCAGATTGTGTTAAACTCATACGCCTCTACCTGCTTAAACGCATTGGAGTAGTCCCCATTCGTTACCTGTGGATCAGTTCCCTTTGTAAACTGGGACTGAGACACGTTCTGTAATGTTACGGTGCCGGACTTGATAACCTCTGCCTTGAAATTCTTGGAAGACGCCAGCGCATCCACAAGGGCATTAGCTTCGTCTGTTCCGGCGGTAAATTCCACCTTCTCAAACTCTGTTGTACCAGCATAAAAAATGCACTCTTTGAGAGTGCTGTCTGAGAGCTTTTCACGGACTGTTACTACAAAGTCCTTTGCTCCGGGATATTTTGCTGTGATGCTTACTGCATCTGTGCTTTCGCTGTCCTGCAACTTGATACTGCCCTGAGTGCCGCCGTTACCGACTCTGCAGGCGATGATCGTCTTTGCGCCACCGGCGATTGCCTCTTTCATTGCGTCCGTAGTAAGTGCGGTACCGAATGTTCCTTCGTAGCCATCCTCTGCAGATAACTCGATTGCCTCGTTGAGAGGACCGAAATCTGCACGGAAGATTACTGCGGTAACACCATTCATAACGCCAGCAGCGGCATTTCCGCCTTTCTTCTGAATGTTGAAATAGGTACCGGGACGCACCTTAGTTTCGCCTAAAATGAATGTTCCTGCCATTTTTACTTAACCTCCTTCTGTAAGAACTTGCTTACAATTTCCTTTGCCTCTGATACTGTGTACTCGGCTTTGCCGTCAGTTTTCAGAGCGGCTACAACGCATTCCTGCATTGTGCCGAATACGCTTCTTGCGTTGCCTGCAAGCTCGCTTACTGTGTAAACGGACTCTGCAGGGGCCTTTTTCTCCGGCTTCTTTTCTGCCTTTGTTTCAGCAGGTGCCGGAGTTGCTGTTTCCTTAGCCATGTTTTACCTCCTTAACTGTAATTTCCATGAGCTGCCATAAGCACGTGAGGCTTAGCCTTGTACCTAAGCAATCCATAGTGACCTGTGATGAATACCTGGCCTTCCTTCAAGTAGTCAGATTTGTAATTCACCTGCAGTCTCTTGATGAACATAGGCGAATAGTCCAGCATAATTACCTCTCCGTCGAGTGACAAATGGTTGGCAATATCTGCGGCCA
It encodes the following:
- a CDS encoding phage tail sheath subtilisin-like domain-containing protein encodes the protein MAGTFILGETKVRPGTYFNIQKKGGNAAAGVMNGVTAVIFRADFGPLNEAIELSAEDGYEGTFGTALTTDAMKEAIAGGAKTIIACRVGNGGTQGSIKLQDSESTDAVSITAKYPGAKDFVVTVREKLSDSTLKECIFYAGTTEFEKVEFTAGTDEANALVDALASSKNFKAEVIKSGTVTLQNVSQSQFTKGTDPQVTNGDYSNAFKQVEAYEFNTICVDTEDTSVHLLLQSFINRIFDAASLTQAVVAEKHTVDLETREAHAASFNDEKMHYVLNAHVNEQGTEIDGYQTAARIAGMIGAVAANSSLTHTVVSGFSEIKEKLTNTEMIAAEKKGCLVLSYNKAKQVWIDNAINTLITPKDNQDDGWKKIRRVKTRFELIRRINTTSDNLVGKVDNDTNGRATVISQLQAVGDAMREEGKLVACTVSESSAYTADGDSAWFDIDVIDKDSMEHIYLSFIFRFSTNE